From a single Aspergillus puulaauensis MK2 DNA, chromosome 2, nearly complete sequence genomic region:
- the acuF gene encoding phosphoenolpyruvate carboxykinase PCK1 (COG:C;~EggNog:ENOG410PI78;~InterPro:IPR008210,IPR013035,IPR015994,IPR001272;~PFAM:PF01293;~go_function: GO:0004611 - phosphoenolpyruvate carboxykinase activity [Evidence IEA];~go_function: GO:0004612 - phosphoenolpyruvate carboxykinase (ATP) activity [Evidence IEA];~go_function: GO:0005524 - ATP binding [Evidence IEA];~go_function: GO:0017076 - purine nucleotide binding [Evidence IEA];~go_process: GO:0006094 - gluconeogenesis [Evidence IEA]), with protein sequence MGSGANIHIPPVAPPEPGPLYSDFFQQQIAKQRNNNYHSTSLRTMVATSVNRTALHPGGVQPGKGHTELEEELHEHAHIDYERVAIIANPSVAALYEDALVYETGTAITSSGALTAYSGAKTGRSPSDKRVVKEESSEKDVWWGPVNKPMTPDVWRINRERAVDYLNTRNRIYVIDGFAGWDERYRISVRVVCARAYHALFMRNMLIRPSPEELQHFHPDYVIYNAGSFPANRFTEGMTSATSVAINFAEKEMVILGTEYAGEMKKGVFTILFYEMPVKHNVLTLHSSANEGQGGDVTVFFGLSGTGKTTLSADPKRALIGDDEHCWTDRGVFNIEGGCYAKCIGLSAEKEPDIFNAIRFGSVLENVVFDPISRVVNYDDSTLTENTRCAYPIEYIENAKVPCLSDNHPTNIILLTCDARGVLPPISKLTTEQTMFHFISGYTSKMAGTEDGVTEPQATFSSCFAQPFLALHPMRYARMLADKISQHKANAWLLNTGWVGAGATTGGKRCPLKYTRAILDAIHNGELANAEYETYDVFNLHVPKNCTGVPDELLNPKNSWTATTGFSDEVNKLGKLFNENFQKYADQATKEVIEAGPVVQQ encoded by the exons ATGGGTTCTGGTGCAAACATTCATATACCCCCTGTTGCCCCCCCAGAACCAGGTCCTCTCTACTCAGATTTCTTCCAACAACAGATTGCAAAGCAACGAAACAACAACTATCACTCGACTTCACTAAGAACAATGGTTGCTACATCTGTTAATCGTACTGCCCTGCACCCTGGTGGTGTTCA GCCTGGCAAGGGTCACActgaacttgaagaagaactTCACGAACACGCCCACATTGACTACGAGCGCGTTGCTATT ATTGCCAACCCTTCAGTCGCTGCCCTCTATGAAGATGCTCTTGTCTACGAAACTGGTACCGCTATCACATCAAGCGGTGCTCTCACAGCCTACTCTGGCGCCAAAACTGGTCGCTCGCCTTCAGACAAGCGTGTCGTGAAGGAGGAGTCCTCAGAAAAGGACGTCTGGTGGGGACCCGTCAACAAGCCCATGACCCCTGAT GTCTGGCGTATTAACCGTGAGCGTGCTGTTGACTACCTCAACACCCGAAACCGCATCTACGTTATCGATGGATTCGCTGGCTGGGATGAGCGCTACCGTATCAGCGTCCGTGTTGTCTGCGCGCGCGCCTACCATGCTCTCTTCATGCGCAACATGCTTATCCGTCCCTCACCCGAGGAGCTCCAGCACTTCCACCCCGACTACGTGATCTACAACGCCGGCTCTTTCCCCGCCAACCGCTTCACAGAGGGTATGACCTCTGCTACCTCAGTCGCCATCAACTTCgccgagaaggagatggttaTCCTTGGTACTGAGTACGCTGgtgagatgaagaagggTGTCTTCACCATTCTCTTCTACGAGATGCCCGTTAAGCACAACGTTTTGACTCTGCACTCCTCTGCCAACGAGGGTCAGGGCGGTGATGTGACCGTGTTCTTCGGTCTGTCCGGAACTGGAAAGACTACTCTCTCCGCTGACCCCAAGCGTGCTCTGATCGGTGACGATGAGCACTGCTGGACCGACCGTGGTGTCTTCAACATTGAGGGTGGCTGCTATGCCAAGTGCATCGGACTTTCCGCCGAAAAGGAACCCGATATTTTCAACGCCATCCGTTTCGGTTCCGTTCTCGAGAACGTCGTTTTCGACCCCATCAGCCGTGTTGTCAACTACGACGACTCCACCCTCACTGAGAACACCCGCTGCGCCTACCCCATCGAGTACATCGAGAACGCCAAGGTCCCCTGCTTGTCCGACAACCACCCCACaaacatcatcctcctcacctgCGACGCTCGTGGTGTTCTCCCCCCCATCTCCAAGCTCACCACTGAGCAAACCATGTTCCACTTCATCTCCGGTTATACCTCCAAGATGGCCGGTACTGAGGATGGTGTAACAGAACCCCAAgccaccttctcctcctgcttcgcCCAGCCCTTCCTTGCCCTGCACCCCATGCGCTACGCCCGCATGCTTGCGGACAAGATCTCCCAGCACAAGGCTAACGCCTGGCTCCTCAACACCGGTTGGGTCGGTGCTGGCGCCACCACTGGCGGCAAGCGTTGCCCTCTGAAGTACACCCGTGCCAtcctcgacgccatccaCAACGGCGAGCTCGCCAATGCCGAGTACGAGACCTATGACGTCTTCAACCTCCACGTTCCCAAGAACTGCACTGGCGTCCCCGATGAGCTGCTCAACCCCAAGAACAGCTGGACCGCCACAACCGGCTTCTCCGATGAGGTCAACAAGCTCGGCAAGCTCTTCAACGAGAACTTCCAAAAGTACGCTGATCAAGCCACCAAGGAAGTCATCGAGGCCGGTCCTGTTGTCCAACAGTAG
- the MIC33 gene encoding putative mitochondrial dicarboxylate carrier protein (COG:C;~EggNog:ENOG410PWAU;~InterPro:IPR018108,IPR023395,IPR002067;~PFAM:PF00153;~TransMembrane:1 (o228-248i);~antiSMASH:Cluster_2.8;~go_process: GO:0055085 - transmembrane transport [Evidence IEA]) produces MAASTTTESTQPAVDFLHQPYTRAALPFVNGGLAGMTATAVIQPIDMIKVRLQLAGEGVRTGPRPSAFGVARDIIASGKVRDLYTGLSAGLLRQAVYTTARLGFFDTFITAFNKKAEAANRKVTFAERAGAGLTAGGVAAMIGNPADLALVRMQSDGLKPPEARANYRSVIDALARISKAEGVTALWAGALPTVVRAMSLNLGQLAFFAESKTQLKARTSLSVQNQTFAASAIAGFFASFLSLPFDFVKTRLQKQQKDPKTGQVPYKGMLDCARKVVQEEGWLRFYRGFGTYYVRIAPHAMVTLIVADYLNLLTK; encoded by the exons ATGGCGGCCTCCACTACTACAGAATCGACGCAACCAGCCGTCGATTTCCTGCACCAACCATATACTCGTGCAGCTCTTCCCTTCGTTAATGGCGGTTTGGCCGGTATGACGGCCACCGCTGTCATTCAGCCCATTGATATGATCAAGGTGCGCCTACAGCTCGCTGGCGAGGGTGTGCGCACTGGACCTCGTCCTTCGGCCTTTGGTGTTGCGCGTGACATTATCGCTTCCGGAAAGGTTCGTGACCTTTACACTGGTCTATCAGCCGGCCTCCTACGTCAAGCCGTCTATACCACTGCCCGACTGGGTTTCTTCGACACATTCATTACAGCCTTCAACAAGAAGGCTGAGGCAGCCAACCGAAAAGTGACTTTCGCAGAGCGCGCCGGTGCAGGCCTGACAGCCGGTGGTGTTGCCGCTATGATCGGTAACCCGGCCGATCTGGCACTCGTAAGAATGCAGTCAGACGGCCTGAAGCCTCCCGAGGCGCGGGCTAACTATCGTTCCGTTATTGATGCGCTGGCGCGCATTTCCAAAGCCGAAGGCGTGACTGCGCTATGGGCTGGCGCGTTACCGACCGTTGTGCGTGCCATGTCCCTGAATCTCGGTCAATTAGCGTTCTTTGCCGAGTCCAAAACCCAATTGAAGGCTCGGACAAGTCTTTCAGTTCAGAACCAGACGTTTGCCGCTTCTGCGATCGCTGGTTTCTTCGCTAGtttcctctcccttccaTTTGATTTTGTCAAAACTCGTTTGCAAAAACAACAGAAAGACCCGAAGACGGGGCAAGTGCCATACAAGGGTATGCTTGATTGCGCTCGCAAAGTtgttcaagaagaaggttggcTGAGGTTCTATCGCGGCTTCGGCACATACTATGTGCGGATCGCACCCCATGC TATGGTTACGCTTATCGTCGCTGACtacctcaacctcctcaccAAATAA
- a CDS encoding SUMO ligase MMS21 (COG:L;~EggNog:ENOG410PQBA;~InterPro:IPR026846,IPR013083,IPR004181,IPR003613;~PFAM:PF11789;~antiSMASH:Cluster_2.8;~go_component: GO:0030915 - Smc5-Smc6 complex [Evidence IEA];~go_function: GO:0004842 - ubiquitin-protein transferase activity [Evidence IEA];~go_function: GO:0008270 - zinc ion binding [Evidence IEA];~go_function: GO:0019789 - SUMO transferase activity [Evidence IEA];~go_process: GO:0000724 - double-strand break repair via homologous recombination [Evidence IEA];~go_process: GO:0016567 - protein ubiquitination [Evidence IEA]) has protein sequence MLSTPGPSRGPSSSSRHRDRDRARARGGTETGTPRRAGTPPLPTYEPPIAQLNDAGQQALLGLLRAQGLQQLKTHLHHVETKLTDSAGEINEKLTDAREKARKRRERERERDAGRSMTEARDGEAGEGNLDDRGAASEESSRLKGLEESIEALTGRLDASMRRAIDSESRVDGLGEILGALQSEVDANVNTESRRQRPRRRTRRGADEEEEGGDDEEGGLYEATPEPEVDREEISLRRKLEERLNQKQAKWENLTLTERYSENNDYKGFYRIIHDSKHPSDAIPPLPHPSTWFAHLEDTNASARSPTAAPSRNTRQQRTRAGSSASADSDDLAIERERISLRCPLTLLPFRDPVTSTKCPHSFEREAITSMISQSAMTAPSQSSSSGRGGRRIRAVKCPVCSEVLTNNDLRDDPALVRRVRRAETALRREREEEEEGELGLSERRRLRQSGITVGSDDDSDGGDDSNGRGDTMDVDQVRIKQERAMSRGVTETENRGSETQDSGTDEDEDEAEDEDE, from the exons ATGCTCTCCACGCCGGGCCCCTCACGCGGGCCATCATCCAGCTCAAGACACAGAGACAGAGACCGAGCCCGGGCCCGCGGAGGGACAGAAACAGGCACCCCGCGCCGCGCAGGAACGCCCCCGCTCCCAACGTACGAGCCGCCCATCGCACAGCTTAACGACGCTGGGCAGCAGGCACTACTAGGCCTTTTGCGAGCGCAGGGGCTGCAGCAACTCAAGACGCATCTCCATCACGTTGAGACGAAGCTTACAGACTCTGCGGGCGAGATTAATGAGAAGTTGACGGATGCAAGGGAGAAGgcgcggaagaggagggagagggagagggaacGGGATGCGGGGCGGTCTATGACAGAGGCTAGAGACGGAGAAGCGGGGGAAGGGAACTTGGATGATAGGGGTGCGGCTTCGGAGGAGAGCTCGCGGCTGAAGGGGCTTGAGGAGAGTATTGAGGCTCTTACGGGGAGGTTGGATGCTAGTATGCGGCGGGCAATCGATTCGGAGTCTAGGGTTGATGGGTTAGGGGAGATCTTGGGCGCGTTGCAGAGTGAAGTTGATGCGAATGTAAATACAGAAAGTCGAAGGCAAAGGCCGCGGCGGCGGACGAGGCGTGGtgctgatgaggaagaagaggggggggatgatgaggaaggggggCTGTATGAGGCTACGCCTGAGCCAGAGGTGGATCGGGAGGAGATTTCTTTGAGACGGAAGCTTGAGGAGAGGCTGAATCAGAAACAAGCAAAGTGGGAAAATTTGACATTGACTGAGCG CTACTCCGAAAACAACGACTATAAAGGCTTCTACCGCATCATCCATGACTCCAAACACCCCAGCGATGccatccctcctctcccacaCCCCTCAACCTGGTTCGCCCACCTAGAAGACACCAACGCCTCCGCAAGATCACCCACCGCCGCGCCTTCACGAAACACCCGGCAACAACGTACTCGCGCTGGTTCTTCCGCAAGTGCTGACTCCGACGACCTCGCCATTGAACGCGAACGTATCTCACTTAGATGCCCACTCACCCTTCTCCCCTTCCGCGATCCtgtcaccagcaccaaatgCCCTCACAGCTTCGAACGCGAGGCAATAACCTCAATGATTAGCCAGAGCGCCATGACCGCCCCATCTcaatcatcctcttcgggcCGCGGAGGCCGCAGAATCCGCGCCGTGAAATGCCCAGTCTGCTCAGAGGTTCTAACGAACAATGACCTCCGCGATGACCCTGCCTTAGTACGTCGCGTGCGGCGCGCCGAGACAGCCCTGAGACGGGaacgcgaggaggaagaagaaggcgaacTGGGCCTTTCGGAAAGGCGAAGGCTTCGACAGAGTGGGATTACAGTTGGTAGTGATGATGATAGTGACGGTGGCGATGATAGCAATGGTCGTGGGGATACAATGGACGTTGACCAGGTCCGAATCAAGCAGGAGAGGGCAATGTCGCGTGGTGTCACTGAGACCGAGAACCGTGGAAGCGAGACGCAAGATTCAGGTacggatgaagatgaagacgaagctgaggacgaagacgagtAG
- the abd1 gene encoding mRNA (guanine-N7)-methyltransferase (BUSCO:EOG09262QTY;~COG:A;~EggNog:ENOG410PHZU;~InterPro:IPR016899,IPR039753,IPR029063,IPR004971;~PFAM:PF03291;~antiSMASH:Cluster_2.8;~go_function: GO:0004482 - mRNA (guanine-N7-)-methyltransferase activity [Evidence IEA];~go_process: GO:0006370 - 7-methylguanosine mRNA capping [Evidence IEA]) encodes MDSPPSLEGSRPVDTLAEKSEAGGTPGATANDYSGSPIDKKRKIEEGEDKSQAAADRTGPKRKRVQERHQKLRNPGRTAPSAYSRRDADENSRAAPRNEHANRSPSPALPPRRSPTPEAQARQRKRPGGGARRGLMDPETVRRRQEEQERAREDDAMRYSQGRGVTDIVRQHYNAVPQRGREWRKTESKIKGLRTFNNWVKSSIIQKFSPDEDFAARALDIKDWANDAAPPPVDEKRLLVIDLGCGKGGDLGKWQLAPQPIELYVGLDPADISISQARDRYGSMRTGRGPRNRRGPLFHGEFATKDCFGEPLSDIPIVQQVGIEDNVGPGGSLMSSRWGGGGFDVVASMFAIHYAFESEEKTRQMLRNVAGCLKKGGRFLGVCPNSDVISAQVAKYHEKRKESEASKKKEDAEPEDGEVEDDDKRAEWGNSIYRVRFPGATPEDGIFRPPFGWKYSYFMEEAVEEIPEYVVPWEAFRALTEDYNLELQYRKPFLEVWRDEKDDSELGPLSERMGVRDRATGDLLMTEEEKEAASFYHAFCFYKV; translated from the exons ATGGACTCACCCCCTAGCTTGGAAGGCTCCAGGCCTGTTGACACCCTAGCAGAGAAATCTGAAGCTGGCGGCACCCCCGGCGCGACAGCCAACGACTACAGCGGCTCGCCCatcgacaagaaaagaaaaatagaggagggagaggacaAATCacaagctgcagcagacCGGACCGGCCCTAAACGCAAGCGAGTTCAAGAACGACACCAGAAGCTGCGAAACCCCGGCCGAACTGCGCCTTCCGCATATTCGCGACGCGACGCAGATGAAAATTCGCGCGCAGCACCTCGAAATGAACACGCAAATCGATCGCCATCACCCGCTCTACCTCCCCGTCGCTCACCTACGCCCGAAGCGCAGGCACGCCAGCGGAAACggcctggtggtggtgcgCGTCGGGGCCTCATGGACCCCGAAACCGTTCGCAGGagacaagaagaacaggagcGTGCTCGGGAAGATGATGCCATGCGTTACTCTCAGGGCCGAGGCGTGACAGACATTGTTCGACAACATTACAACGCTGTGCCCCAGCGCGGCAGAGAGTGGCGGAAAACTGAGAGCAAGATCAAAGGCTTGCGTACCTTCAACAATTGGGTCAAAAGCAGCATTATTCAGAAATTCTCGCCCGACGAGGACTTTGCTGCTCGGGCTCTCGACATCAAGGATTGGGCCAATGACGCAGCGCCGCCACCCGTGGATGAGAAACGGCTGCTGGTGATTGACTTGGGCTGTGGTAAAGGCGGAGATTTGGGTAAATGGCAGCTAGCGCCTCAGCCTATTGAACTGTATGTTGGCCTCGACCCTGCCGATATCTCTATCTCGCAAGCGCGTGACCGTTACGGCTCCATGAGGACTGGACGTGGACCCCGTAACCGTCGTGGACCCCTTTTCCATGGGGAATTTGCAACCAAAGATTGCTTCGGCGAACCTTTGAGTGATATCCCAATTGTGCAGCAAGTCGGGATCGAAGATAATGTCGGACCTGGAGGTTCCCTGATGAGCTCGCGATGGGGCGGCGGTGGATTCGATGTCGTCGCATCTATGTTCGCGATTCACTATGCTTTTGAGagcgaagaaaagacaaggcaGATGCTACGCAATGTAGCTGGCTGTCTGAAGAAGGGTGGCCGTTTCCTCGGAGTGTGCCCGAATTCGGATGTCATCAGTGCACAAGTCGCTAAATATCATGAAAAGCGGAAGGAGAGCGAGGCGtctaagaagaaggaagatgcAGAGcccgaagatggagaagttgaagatgacgatAAGAGAGCAGAATGGGGGAACTCCATCTACCGAGTCCGCTTCCCTGGTGCTACTCCTGAAGATGGAATCTTCCGACCTCCTTTTGGGTGGAAGTACAGTTACTTCATGGAAGAAGCCGTCGAAGAGATCCCCGAGTATGTTGTGCCTTGGGAAGCCTTTCGAGC ATTGACTGAGGACTACAATCTCGAGCTTCAATATCGAAAGCCGTTCCTCGAGGTGTGGCGGGACGAAAAGGATGACTCGGAGCTTGGACCGCTGAGTGAGCGGATGGGAGTCCGTGATAGGGCCACTGGCGATTTGCTGATgacagaggaggagaaggaagcagcAA GCTTCTACCATGCATTCTGCTTCTACAAAGTCTAG
- a CDS encoding uncharacterized protein (COG:H;~EggNog:ENOG410PXDT;~InterPro:IPR008949,IPR000092;~PFAM:PF00348;~SMCOG1182:Polyprenyl synthetase;~TransMembrane:1 (o12-29i);~antiSMASH:Cluster_2.8;~go_process: GO:0008299 - isoprenoid biosynthetic process [Evidence IEA]): protein MSGLQTLHLMPIPLAFTAGIFPVVLYMLLDRLPPIWPSSKKAMMIGPKQPQDITSFECPYSYIRQIYGKYHWAPFIHKVSPGLKDTNPKKYKWILEVMDTIHLCLMMVDDISDNSDFRKGKPAAHRVYGPSETANRAYYQVTQILNETVKQWPSLAPFLMQNLEEILHGQDLSLVWRRDGLSSLPTGAEERMAAYKEMASLKTGALFRLMGQLVLEDKSADKTLTTLAWCSQLQNDFKNVYSSEYAKTKGSLAEDLRNHEFSFPIIVALEAPGGEWVARALESGSPRNIRKALEVIQSESVRNACFTELKFSSASVQDWLAIWGRDEKMNLKSQKR, encoded by the exons ATGTCTGGGCTACAAACTCTTCATTTGATGCCTATCCCCCTGGCATTCACCGCTGGCATTTTCCCTGTTGTGCTCTACATGCTACTAGATCGGCTGCCTCCCATATGGCCGTCctcgaagaaggccatgaTGATTGGGCCAAAACAACCGCAAGATATAACTTCATTCGAGTGTCCTTACAGTTATATACGCCAGATCTATGGGAAGTATCACTGGGCTCCTTTCATTCATAAGGTCTCACCGGGTCTTAAAGATACAAACCCGAAGAAATATAAGTGGATTCTTGAAGTTATGGATACCATCCATCTATGCCTTATGATGGTAGATGAT ATATCTGATAACAGCGATTTTCGGAAAGGCAAGCCAGCAGCGCATAGAGTCTATGGCCCATCGGAAACAGCAAACAGGGCATACTACCAGGTGACGCAGATCCTGAACGAGACCGTGAAGCAATGGCCAAGCCTTGCGCCATTTTTGATGCAGAACCTAGAAGAAATTCTGCATGGTCAGGATCTCTCTCTCGTCTGGCGTCGTGACGGACTCAGTAGCCTACCTACTGGGGCTGAAGAACGAATGGCAGCATATAAAGAAATGGCTTCGTTGAAGACAGGCGCTCTGTTCCGCCTCATGGGCCAACTGGTATTGGAGGATAAATCGGCAGATAAAACGCTGACCACTCTCGC ATGGTGTTCACAACTGCAGAACGATTTCAAGAACGTTTATTCCTCAGAATACGCAAAAACAAAGGGATCACTTGCAGAAGACCTTCGGAATCATGAATTCTCGTTCCCTATCATTGTTGCACTAGAGGCTCCTGGAGGAGAGTGGGTTGCCAGAGCTCTGGAATCGGGGTCACCTCGGAACATACGAAAAGCACTTGAGGTGATACAGAGCGAAAGTGTCCGGAACGCCTGTTTTACTGAGCTCAAGTTTTCTAGCGCCTCTGTTCAGGACTGGCTCGCCATTTGGGGCCGTGATGAGAAAATGAACTTGAAGAGTCAGAAGAGGTGA
- a CDS encoding uncharacterized protein (COG:S;~EggNog:ENOG410Q0C1;~InterPro:IPR039020;~TransMembrane:5 (o85-104i111-131o137-158i170-191o203-223i);~antiSMASH:Cluster_2.8) — MLPNPNSNKPEELHRGSTGHGISLAIYAAKHNKTSDLALEESPTFWNTYLGGKIAIVAIPINMDGFSTHIQPPPEYISVKWISDIFVFGMGLGWGSHYAVMTYVSIKDRTYCLNIMALCADFAWEVVYGFVYPSNDWAERVVIFVALLVNIFVMYGAIRATPNEWQHSPLIMQNSLLVFVATTVLWLGGMLSMTAQLGPARAYSFGAILCQMLISVGQVCQLLSRNNTRGASYTLWYAI, encoded by the exons ATGCTGCCAAATCCGAATAGCAATAAGCCAGAAGAACTGCATCGTGGATCAACAGGCCACGGAATTTCACTTGCTATATATGCTGCCAAACATAACAAGACAAGTGACCTGGCTTTGGAAGAGTCGCCGACGT TCTGGAACACCTACCTTGGCGGCAAGATCGCGATAGTTGCTATCCCAATCAACATGGATGGTTTCAGTACACATATCCAGCCACCTCCTGAGTACATCAGTGTCAAATGGATATCTGATATTTTTGTATTCGGCATGGGACTTGGATGGGGCTCCCACTATGCTGTGATGACCTATGTCTCCATCAAAGATCGAACATATTGCTTGAATATCATGGCTCTCTGTGCTGACTTTGCATGGGAAGTTGTGTATGGCTTCGTTTATCCATCTAATGACTGGGCCGAGAGGGTGGTGATTTTTGTGGCACTGCTTGTCAACATCTTTGTGATGTACGGCGCCATTCGCGCGACCCCGAATGAGTGGCAGCACTCTCCTCTAATTATGCAAAATTCCCTGCTGGTATTTGTGGCCACGACAGTGCTATGGCTGGGCGGTATGCTCTCCATGACCGCTCAACTAGGGCCAGCTCGTGCCTATAGCTTTGGTGCCATTCTATGTCAGATGTTGATCAGTGTCGGCCAAGTCTGCCAGCTGTTGAGTCGAAACAATACGCGTGGAGCATCGTACACACTTTGGTATGCTATTTAG
- a CDS encoding FAD-dependent oxidoreductase (COG:C;~EggNog:ENOG410Q18X;~InterPro:IPR036188,IPR002938;~PFAM:PF01494;~SMCOG1087:hypothetical protein;~antiSMASH:Cluster_2.8;~go_function: GO:0071949 - FAD binding [Evidence IEA]) codes for MVMEDSNFRVIIVGGSVAGLVFAHCLNRAGIEHLILEKGNEVAPDLGASIGIMPNGARILEQLGLHEKIEQCIEPMSISHIIFPDGLALESRYLQNIYERFGYSVAFLARAEFLRIAYELYPEKAKIITGKKVTEVNRCQGGICAVTDDGSVYQGSIIVGADGVHSRIRSEMWRIANKDSLGSILDEEKKSMTVEYACVFGISSGIKGLGDGEQINAFLDGAAVMMMQGKGDRVFWFIFKKLDQKYVYPDTPRFSMDDAEKLCREMKDVRLYRELCVDDLWRTKQTASMTALEEGLFKTWFYDRMVLLGDSVHKVSQSSLPGHRSCLPKPTTTATR; via the exons ATGGTCATGGAGGATTCGAATTTCCGGGTCATAATTGTCGGGGGCTCAGTGGCAGGCCTAGTGTTTGCCCACTGTCTCAACCGAGCGGGTATAGAAcacctcatcctcgagaAAGGAAACGAGGTAGCGCCAGATCTGGGTGCATCAATCGGTATCATGCCTAATGGAGCTCGAATCCTGGAGCAGCTCGGGCTCCATGAGAAAATCGAGCAATGCATTGAGCCAATGAGTATATCCCATATTATTTTTCCAGACGGCCTCGCTCTCGAAAGCCGTTATCTGCAAAACATTTATGAGAG GTTTGGGTATTCAGTTGCGTTTTTAGCGAGAGCAGAGTTCCTCAGAATCGCGTACGAATTATATCCGGAGAAGGCGAAAATTATTACTGGAAAAAAAGTGACCGAAGTAAATCGTTGCCAGGGAGGAATCTGCGCGGTTACAGATGATGGCAGTGTGTACCAGGGAAGCATCATTGTAGGCGCTGACGGCGTACACAGTCGGATCAGATCCGAGATGTGGCGGATAGCTAATAAAGACTCGCTTGGGTCTATACtagatgaagaaaagaaga GTATGACGGTGGAGTATGCGTGTGTCTTCGGGATCTCATCTGGGATAAAGGGCCTTGGGGATGGAGAACAGATCAACGCATTCCTTGATGGAGCCGCAGTTATGATGATGCAAGGTAAGGGTGACCGTGTCTTCTGGTTTATTTTCAAAAAGCTCGACCAGAAGTACGTCTATCCAGATACCCCTCGGTTTTCGATGGATGATGCGGAAAAGCTCTGCAGGGAAATGAAAGACGTTCGGCTATACCGAGAACTCTGTGTTGACGATCTCTGGAGAACTAAGCAAACTGCTTCAATGACTGCACTAGAAGAGGGGCTGTTCAAGACTTGGTTCTATGACCGGATGGTGTTGCTTGGGGATAGCGTCCACAAAGTGAGTCAATCCTCCTTACCAGGTCACCGGTCCTGCTTGCcaaagccaacaacaacTGCCACAAGATGA